Genomic segment of Cytobacillus suaedae:
TACAGTTGAATACTTATCGCCAAACTCTTCAACAAGCTTTTTACCGATTCCAACTATATCTTCTCCATGATAGCCATCTTCTGGCATTGGGTAGTCTTGACCAAGCGCTTGAAAATAGCGAGCTTGAACGGATAAAGCTAAATTGTTAATTTGATTTCCTGCATCATTGATGTAGTATTCACGTGAAACCTCATATCCTGCCTTCGCTAAGATATTACATAATGTGTCACCTACAGCAGCTCCACGGGCATGTCCTAAATGAAGGTCACCTGTAGGGTTTGCAGAAACAAACTCAACTTGAACCTTTTGCTTATTTCCTATATTGGTTTCTCCATAAGCCTGACCCGCTTCTAGGATTGTTGGTACTAAATCTGTTAGATAACTATTGTTCATATAGAAATTGATAAAACCAGGTCCTGCAATTTCAATTTTCTCAATAGAAGCCTTCGATTTATCAAAATTCTCAACAATGCTTTCTGCAATGGCACGTGGAGCTTTTTTCGCCACTCTTGCTAGTTGCATTGCCATATTCGTAGCATAATCCCCATGCGCTTTTTCCTTTGGTAATTCTAAAATAACGTCCGGAACTTGGTCTTCTGTTGCTAAACCTGCTCTGACAACAGTATCCTTTATTTCAGCTTTTAATTTCTCTTTTACTTGATCAACGATATTCACCTTGCTTTTTCCTCCTCATATGTAATTGTCATCGCATATCTACCAACCTGATCCCCTTGCATTTGTAACTGATAAGCAAGAAAGAGTTTTCCTTTGAGAGAATGCTTTGATGGCGTAAATTCAATATTATTTGTATCCGTAAGTAGCTCAAACACACCATGTGGGCTTTCATAGCTTCCCATTGCTTTTTTACCTTTTGCAAAAAGTTGTCTCATTTTAACAGCACCTGAACGGAGGATTAACACTTCTCCTTCAGCTATTTTAATAATGGTGTTTACATTTCCTGTCTCGTTATTTTCAATAAATCGCAGGAATGTCGCTTCATCTTTTATGTAGTATTGGCCTTTAGCCTCGATTGTAACATTCTCTTTTTGATTGGCTTGGCGTATTTCAGTATTCAGCTTCACTTTAATAGGCCGTCCAGCCACTAAAGGTTGATTCACTCGCATTGCACTTCCTTATTATGTAGGTAATTAGCTTTAGATTTGTCTTTGATACAACAGCTATTTGTATCAGTATTCCATATAACTTAATAAGTATAATCATTCTGTGTTGAAACTTCAATCGTTGGTATATGTTTATTAGTAAATCACTTTGAAACTAGACCGTTCATTTTCGCTACAGGCACTTGCTTTCCGCGGGGAGGGATTCGAGCCTCCTCGGCGCTTTGCTCCTGTGGGGTCTCGAACTTCCCTCATTTCCCGCAGGAGTCAAGTGCCTTCCGCTCCAATTCACTCTTGCGAATTACTTAGAGTGTCGTCTCTATTAATACAAAGAAGCTATACTATATTTCTATAGTATAGCTTCTTAAGCAATTACTTCTTATTTTACCCACCCTAAAATCATTTCACGGATAAGCTTGCTTGCTGTATTTGCTGTTTGTTCTGATGGGTCGTAGATTGGTGCTACTTCTACTAGGTCTGCTCCTACCACATTTACGTTTGATCTTGCTATTTCGTGGATGGATGCTAGTAACTCTCTTGATGTAATTCCACCTGCGTCTACAGTTCCTGTTCCAGGTGCATGAGCAGGGTCTAATACATCGATGTCAATCGTTACATATACAGGACGTCCTGCTAGTGTTGGTAATATTTCTTTTAATGGCTCAAGTACCTCAAATTTTGAGATGTGCATTCCTACTTCTTTAGCCCATTGAAATTCTTCTCTCATTCCTGAACGAATTCCAAATGAGTAAACGTTTTTAGGACCGATTAGCTCACAGGCCTTTTTAATAGGTGTTGAATGTGATAATGGTTCACCTTCATAATCATCACGTAAATCTGTATGTGCATCCATATGGATGATCGCTAAATCAGGATACTTTTTATACATCGCTTTAATAACAGGCCAAGAAACTAAGTGCTCTCCACCCATACCTAAAGGAAATTTATCTTCAGCTAGGACTTTATCAACAAAACTCTCAATCTCATCAAGGCTTTTTTGCGGATTCCCAAACGGTAGTGGGATATCACCAGCATCAAAGTATTTTACTTCCTCTAAATGGCGGTCTAAATAAGCGCTATACTCTTCTAATCCAATTGATACTTCACGAATACGAGCAGGACCAAAACGTGAACCAGGTCGGTAACTAACTGTCCAGTCCATCGGCATTCCGTATAGAACTGCCTTACTTTCCTCAAAATTCGGATGACTTTTTATAAACACATTACCTGAATAAGCTTCGTCAAAACGCATCTTACTTTTCCCTCCGATATCCATAGATAAGAGGCGCCTAACATAAGGCGCCCTTTTAAAATTTATTTTACTAGATCAGCTACAAATTTAGGTAAGACAAATGCTGCTTTGTGTAGCTCTTTCGTGTAGTATTTAGTTTCAATTTCGTGGAAACGATCTTCACTCACTTCAAGTGGATCGTGTTTTTTCGAACCAATTGTAAACGTCCATAAACCACTTGGGTATGTTGGAATGTTTGCAGTGTATAAACGTGTGATAGGGAAGATTTCCTTTACATCACGTTGCACATTTGTAATTAATTCAGGAGTAAACCAAGGGTTGTCCGTTTGAGCAACAAAAACACCATCTTCTTTAAGTGCTTTTGAAATTCCAGCATAAAAACCTTTTGTAAATAAGTTTACTGCAGGGCCAACTGGCTCTGTAGAATCAACCATGATTACATCATATACATTTTCACTTTGAGCGATGTGCATGAAGCCATCGTCTACTTGTACGTCAACACGTGGATCTTCTAATTTGCCTGCGATTTCAGGTAAATATTTTTTAGAGTACTCGATTACTTTTCCATCGATTTCTACCAATGTTGCTTTTTTTACGCTAGGGTGTTTAAGAACTTCACGGATAACTCCGCCATCTCCACCACCAACTACTAATACATTCTCTGGATTTGGATGTGTGAATAAAGGAACGTGTGCAACCATCTCATGATATACAAACTCATCCTTAACCGTTGTCATAACCATTCCATCTAAAATCAACATATTGCCGAATTCTTCTGTTTCTACCATATCAAGCTTTTGAAATTCTGTTTGCTCTGTATGTAATGTACGTTTAATTTTCGCTGTAATTCCAAAATTCTCTGTTTGTTTTTCAGTAAACCATAATTCCACTTTTAGCAACTCCCTTTCCTAAATAAGCATATTATTTTCTAGAGTACCCTTTAGGTAACATTTCAAACCAATAATTAACTATTTCATCTATGTGTTTAAAGGCATTCTTTTCCTGTATTTCCATGATTCTTAGCTAACGAAAAAAGTATAGAGTAAAGTGTCGAAAATGTAAAGAATCTACGGTTGTTTTTTACTCGAATCTTGACCGTTTCATTCCGCTGCAGGCACTTGCTTTCCGCGGGGAATCATGAAAAAGCCCAACTGCCGGCTTTTTCAAGGGCGGATTCCCATTGGGGAGGGATTCGAGCCTCCTCGGCGCTTGCGCCTGTGGGGTCTCGAACTTCCCTCTACTCCCGCAGGAGTCAAGTGCCTTCCGCTCCAATACACTCTTCAATCTTCACGAAAATACCATAGAAATATTCAACTTGAAAAACTAGACATTTTTTTTACTAGTTTCACGTTTAAAAAGAGCTTTATAGCCTAATACTGTTAGATAGTTGGAAAATGATCGGAAGAACTATGGCCATTTTGGTCTGTATTAGGTGAGGTGAATACATTGGAAATCATTACGAGTGATCGTTTAAAAAGTACGATTAAATATCTTCGGGCTTTATTTATTATTGGTTTAATCCTATCAATCTTTTTCATGCTAGGTTTGCTTGGTATACTAGCCTATGCAAAATCTCAGGGAGCTCCACCATTAGCCGTACCACAAACGACGTTGTTTTATGCAAGTGATGGCTCGATTATTGAAGAAAGCCATCGAGGTCAAAAAAGATACTGGGTTCCCCTTAATGAAATATCACCTACCATCTTAGACGCAACAATTTCTATTGAAGATCGAAATTTTTACCAACACAACGGTTTTGATTATAAACGTATTGCCGGAGCAGCTATAGCTGATATTAAAGCAATGGCAAAGGTACAAGGTGCTAGTACGATTACCCAGCAGTATGCTAGAAATCTATTTTTAGAGCACGAAAAAACATGGAGTCGTAAAATTACGGAAGCTCTTTATACGGTAAGACTTGAACTTAACTATAGTAAAAAAGAAATTTTAGAAGGCTACTTAAATACGATTTATTATGGTCACGGAGCTTATGGAATCGAGGCAGCAGCCAAATACTATTTTGGAAAATCTGCTAACGAACTTTCGCTAGCTGAGTCAAGTATGTTAGCTGGAATTCCAAAAGGTCCTAGTCGATATTCACCTTATGAAAACCTTGAAAAAGCAAAGAGTCGTCAAAAAATCATTTTAAACTCAATGGTTACAAATGGGTACATTACGAAAAAAGAAGCAGAAGAAGTGTACCAAACGAATCTATCATTTTTTAAAAGTGAAGATTTAGGAAGAGAAAGAATTGCTCCATATTTTCAAGATGCGGTTAAAAAGGAGTTACTCACTCAGACAAATATTGATGAAAAGACAATTGAAATGGGTGGGCTACGTGTCTACACGACTCTTGATCCGAAACTTCAAAAGGTAGCAGAAGAACAAGTAGCCAAAAATGTAAGCCCAGACTCTGAGATTCAACTCGGATTCGTAGCGATGGATCAATATACTGGAGAGGTAAAGGCTTTAATTGGTGGCAGAAACTATGAAGATAGTCCATTTAATCGGGTTACACAAGCAGAAAGGCAGCCAGGTTCAACATTTAAACCTTTTCTCTATTATGCAGCACTCGAAAATGGCTTTACCCCATCTACTGAACTTAGAAGTGAGGTAACCACTTTCCTTTATGATGATGGGAATAGCAAGTATACCCCTCATAATTTCAATAATTACTATGCGAACGGTACAATTACTCTAGCTCAAGCATTGGCATTATCGGATAATGTTTTCGCAGTTAAAACCCATGTTTTCATAGGGGAAAATTCTCTCGTGAATATGGCAAAAAGACTAGGTGTTACGAGTGATCTAGTAAATGTACCTTCCTTAGCACTAGGGACTTCTACTGTTAAAGTCATTGATATGGTAAATGCATATGGTGTAATTGGCAATGGCGGTCAAAAGATCAATCCAGTTTTTATAAAAAAAGTTGTTGATCATAAGGGTGATGTGATCTATGAGGCTGAACAAAGTAAGGAACAAGTCCTTGATCCGAACCTGGCATTTGTGACGACACATATGATGACAGGGATATTCGATGCAAAGTTAAATGATTATACCCGTGTAACTGGACAAACCATTACAAATTCATTAACGCGACAATATGCTGGAAAAACAGGAAGTACGAAAACAGATAGCTGGATGATTGGCTATTCACCTCAGCTTGTAGCAGGAATATGGACTGGTTATGATCGTGATGAAAAAATAACATTAACTGCTGAAAAACAATATGCTAAAAAAATCTGGGCTGATTTTATGGAAGAGGCACATGCAGGAAGAAATGTTACTGCCTTTAAACCGACTGAAGGTGTAATCGGTGTCTATGTAAACCCGGACAACGGGAAGCTCGCTACAAACGCCTGTCCAATTTCAAGACTCACTTATTATGTAAAAGGGACAGAGCCTACTGAATACTGTATGGACCATGTGGATCATTATGAAGAAATAGATGAAGAAAAACAGCCAGAGGAAGACTCTGAAAAGGATAAAGGCTGGTTTAAGAAAATATTTGATTGGTTTTAATCTCAGGAAGTTCAAGGTACCCGAAGCTATATGTACTCCATATAAATTAAAAATCCCAGGAGCATGTGTCCTGGGATTTTTAGTGTCCTAGTTTCAGTGTGTGTTAACACTGTAAATTTAGTTTACTTATTTTATAAGAAAAGCTCAAGCACAACATGTGTTGTTCACGAAAATGTCACAAGTTTGTCAAAATTTCTTCGTTGACAAATTTAGTTTTCAACATGAAGACCTTGTTTAAGTTCATCACTAGAGCGATTCCAAATGCCTTCATTATGTTTTTGTAAGAAGTTTGCTAAAAGTTTCTTGGACTTATCATCCATGTGGTCAACAATAATTTTACGTTTCATCGACTTATCCATTAAATTCACATGCACTGGTAACGACTTGTAGCCTCGACGAATTTCTCGGTCAACCGTCATTTCGCAAGCTGTTACACCAGCATAATAACCGCCCTCTTTAGTACGGTCAATTGTTACCCAAACAAGCCAAAAAGGTTTTCCGTTAGGCACATCTTCTTTATTTGGTAAAAATTTGATTCCTTTTTCAACGACACTGCGTGCATGCATCGCTCCTATATCAACAAATACATCTTCATTTTCAATATCTACAAAAACCGGTGAGATGTTTTCCAGACTTAAAGTACCTACCCCAAATCCACCATGCCCATCTGTAGAATCATTTTTAATAATATTAAAAGCAATCTTCTTTTTCTTTTGTTCCTGATCCATAATTCCGTGTCCTCCTATCACTTTATTCAAAAGTTTACAGTTTCTCATTTGAATCTAGACCGTTGCTTTCCGCAGGAGTCAACTGCCTTCCGCTCCAATCTACTCTCCAAAATTACACCCCAAAAAGCGAACCAAATACACCTTGCAACAGACTAATGACAAATGGTATGACGGTGTTAAATATTGGCTGTATTGTATATTGATCAAGTGGTGTTATGACTAAGAATAGGAAAATAATGATTCCATAACTTTCATATTGAGTCATCTTAGCACGGATATCCGCAGGTGCTAAATCCTCTAAAATTCGATATCCATCTAAAGGTGGAAATGGCAGTAAGTTAAAGACAAATAAAAGTATATTTAAGTAAATGAGCATCTCAAAAAACTGAATAGCCCCATCCTGAACTACAGGAGACATTGAACCTAGAATTCCAGTCTTTGCAAATAAGTAAAGCAGACAAAAACCAATTGATGCCACAATCAAGTTACTGATCGGCCCAGCAATCGAGACGAGCACACCCGCTAACCTGGGACTCTTAAAGAAGAACCGGTTTACAGGTACAGGCCTAGCCCAACCAAATCCAACTATGAAAATAAGCAATGTACCAATTGGGTCTAAGTGAGCAAGTGGTGACAAGGTTAGTCTTCCTTGATTTTTCGCAGTAGGATCACCAAATTTGTATGCAACATATGCATGCGCAAATTCATGAACAGTAAAAGCGATCAAAAGGACAGCAACCACATATGGAATTTGTTCCAATGGAAAAGCCAAAAATCGTTCCACAAAAAATCCCCTTTATATCAGTTATTCATTTTTCTTTATTTACCATATACTCTAAGTATACAATAATAATGTTATAAATAGAAAATACTACATACTAACAACATAAGGCCACTATAAAGGAGAGAAATACATGCCATACGTAACAGTAAAAATGCTAGAAGGTCGTTCAGAAGAACAAAAAAAAGCACTAGTCGAAAAAGTAACAGACGCTGTCTCTGAAACAACAGGAGCACCAAAAGAAAAAATTGCAGTATTCATTGAAGAAATGTCCAAAAACCACTACGCACTTGGCGGAAAAAGACTAAGTGATGAATAAATTTTTTCAGGGGAAGCCTAATTGAATAGGCTTCTTTTTTAGTGCTATTTTAAAGGTTAATTCCATGAATCTTCCAGGGAGTGAATTGGAGCGGAAGGCACTTGACTCCTGCGGGAAGTGAGGAAAAGTCGAGACCCCGCAGACGGAACGTCGAGGAGGCTCGACTTCCTCCCCGCGGAAAGCAAGTGCCTGGAGTGCAAAGGAACGGTCCAAGTTCAAATTGTAAATCACATTCCTATACAATTCACCCTTGCAATCCCCTTCAAAAACGAATATTATATTTAATGGTTCAAAAATCGTTCGTATTTCGGAGGTTCCTTCTTTATGTTTAAGTTCTTTAAATTAAATGAATTAAATACCAACGTTAAAACAGAAGTCATTGCTGGTATCACTACCTTCCTAACAATGGTATACATCGTAATTGTTAACCCTATTATTCTCTCAGATGCAGGTGTACCTTTCAATCAGGTATTCACAGCAACCATTATAGCAACAATCATCGGAACACTTTGGATGTCATTGTTTGCGAACTATCCAATCGCAATCGCTCCTGGAATGGGGCTTAACGCTTATTTTGCCTATTCCGTTGTAGGCACAAACGAAAACATTTCATATGAAGTGGCATTCTCAGCCGTTTTCTTTGCAGGTTTA
This window contains:
- a CDS encoding DUF1934 domain-containing protein, which codes for MRVNQPLVAGRPIKVKLNTEIRQANQKENVTIEAKGQYYIKDEATFLRFIENNETGNVNTIIKIAEGEVLILRSGAVKMRQLFAKGKKAMGSYESPHGVFELLTDTNNIEFTPSKHSLKGKLFLAYQLQMQGDQVGRYAMTITYEEEKAR
- the speB gene encoding agmatinase codes for the protein MRFDEAYSGNVFIKSHPNFEESKAVLYGMPMDWTVSYRPGSRFGPARIREVSIGLEEYSAYLDRHLEEVKYFDAGDIPLPFGNPQKSLDEIESFVDKVLAEDKFPLGMGGEHLVSWPVIKAMYKKYPDLAIIHMDAHTDLRDDYEGEPLSHSTPIKKACELIGPKNVYSFGIRSGMREEFQWAKEVGMHISKFEVLEPLKEILPTLAGRPVYVTIDIDVLDPAHAPGTGTVDAGGITSRELLASIHEIARSNVNVVGADLVEVAPIYDPSEQTANTASKLIREMILGWVK
- the speE gene encoding spermidine synthase, whose product is MELWFTEKQTENFGITAKIKRTLHTEQTEFQKLDMVETEEFGNMLILDGMVMTTVKDEFVYHEMVAHVPLFTHPNPENVLVVGGGDGGVIREVLKHPSVKKATLVEIDGKVIEYSKKYLPEIAGKLEDPRVDVQVDDGFMHIAQSENVYDVIMVDSTEPVGPAVNLFTKGFYAGISKALKEDGVFVAQTDNPWFTPELITNVQRDVKEIFPITRLYTANIPTYPSGLWTFTIGSKKHDPLEVSEDRFHEIETKYYTKELHKAAFVLPKFVADLVK
- a CDS encoding PBP1A family penicillin-binding protein, whose amino-acid sequence is MEIITSDRLKSTIKYLRALFIIGLILSIFFMLGLLGILAYAKSQGAPPLAVPQTTLFYASDGSIIEESHRGQKRYWVPLNEISPTILDATISIEDRNFYQHNGFDYKRIAGAAIADIKAMAKVQGASTITQQYARNLFLEHEKTWSRKITEALYTVRLELNYSKKEILEGYLNTIYYGHGAYGIEAAAKYYFGKSANELSLAESSMLAGIPKGPSRYSPYENLEKAKSRQKIILNSMVTNGYITKKEAEEVYQTNLSFFKSEDLGRERIAPYFQDAVKKELLTQTNIDEKTIEMGGLRVYTTLDPKLQKVAEEQVAKNVSPDSEIQLGFVAMDQYTGEVKALIGGRNYEDSPFNRVTQAERQPGSTFKPFLYYAALENGFTPSTELRSEVTTFLYDDGNSKYTPHNFNNYYANGTITLAQALALSDNVFAVKTHVFIGENSLVNMAKRLGVTSDLVNVPSLALGTSTVKVIDMVNAYGVIGNGGQKINPVFIKKVVDHKGDVIYEAEQSKEQVLDPNLAFVTTHMMTGIFDAKLNDYTRVTGQTITNSLTRQYAGKTGSTKTDSWMIGYSPQLVAGIWTGYDRDEKITLTAEKQYAKKIWADFMEEAHAGRNVTAFKPTEGVIGVYVNPDNGKLATNACPISRLTYYVKGTEPTEYCMDHVDHYEEIDEEKQPEEDSEKDKGWFKKIFDWF
- a CDS encoding YwhD family protein produces the protein MDQEQKKKKIAFNIIKNDSTDGHGGFGVGTLSLENISPVFVDIENEDVFVDIGAMHARSVVEKGIKFLPNKEDVPNGKPFWLVWVTIDRTKEGGYYAGVTACEMTVDREIRRGYKSLPVHVNLMDKSMKRKIIVDHMDDKSKKLLANFLQKHNEGIWNRSSDELKQGLHVEN
- a CDS encoding site-2 protease family protein, whose translation is MERFLAFPLEQIPYVVAVLLIAFTVHEFAHAYVAYKFGDPTAKNQGRLTLSPLAHLDPIGTLLIFIVGFGWARPVPVNRFFFKSPRLAGVLVSIAGPISNLIVASIGFCLLYLFAKTGILGSMSPVVQDGAIQFFEMLIYLNILLFVFNLLPFPPLDGYRILEDLAPADIRAKMTQYESYGIIIFLFLVITPLDQYTIQPIFNTVIPFVISLLQGVFGSLFGV
- a CDS encoding 4-oxalocrotonate tautomerase, encoding MPYVTVKMLEGRSEEQKKALVEKVTDAVSETTGAPKEKIAVFIEEMSKNHYALGGKRLSDE